One segment of Rosa chinensis cultivar Old Blush chromosome 6, RchiOBHm-V2, whole genome shotgun sequence DNA contains the following:
- the LOC112173233 gene encoding nucleobase-ascorbate transporter 4 isoform X2, protein MAAQKADDFQPHPVKEQLPGIDFCMTSSPPWPEAILLGFQNFLVMLGTTVFIPTVLVPIMGGGDTWFGTRIPVVMGASYAFIIPALSIAHSRRFSVFIDPHQRFRETMKAIQGALIIASFLQMILGFLGFVRIFGRYLSPLSSVPLVTLTGLGFFVLGFPWLANCVEVGLPALVILLLLSQYASTMKLKIPIFVRFAVLFTVAIVWVYAVILTAAGAYDHRSPRTQTSCRTDRSGLVRAAPWVRVPYPFQWGRPDFNAGYTLEIMAAAFVAMIESIGVFIAASRYGSATPPPPSVLSRGIGWQGISTLLNGIFGSLTGSTASVENAGLLGLTRVGSRRVIQISAGFMFFFSVLGKFGAILASIPLPIVAALYCVLYAYVVSAGLGLLQFCNLNSFRSKFIIGFSLFMGLSVPQYFHDYILTSGHGPLHTHQIWFNNIVQVIFSSAATVAIIVALFFDLTMGRGHSSTRRDSGRHWWGKFRKFDTDTRSEEFYSLPYNLNRHFPSV, encoded by the exons CTGAAGCCATACTTCTGGGATTTCAGAACTTTCTTGTTATGTTGGGCACCACTGTGTTCATCCCCACCGTGCTTGTCCCTATAATGGGTGGTGGTGAT ACTTGGTTTGGGACTCGTATCCCTGTGGTGATGGGGGCTTCATACGCTTTCATCATCCCTGCTCTCTCCATTGCTCATTCCAGGAGGTTCAGTGTATTCATAGACCCCCACCAG agGTTCAGAGAAACTATGAAAGCAATACAAGGAGCGCTCATAATTGCATCATTCTTGCAAATGATCCTTGGCTTTTTGGGATTTGTGAGAATTTTTGGGAG GTATCTTAGTCCTCTCTCTTCTGTTCCTCTAGTGACTCTTACTGGACTGGGGTTCTTTGTACTTGGTTTTCCTTGG TTGGCAAATTGTGTTGAAGTTGGATTACCGGCCTTAGTTATATTGCTTCTTCTATCACAG TATGCCTCCACAATGAAGTTAAAGATACCAATATTTGTTCGATTTGCAGTACTATTCACTGTTGCAATAGTATGGGTGTACGCAGTAATTTTGACTGCAGCTGGTGCTTATGATCATAGATCCCCTAGAACTCAAACTAGCTGCCGCACTGATCGTTCTGGGCTTGTCAGGGCTGCTCCTTG GGTAAGGGTTCCCTATCCATTCCAATGGGGGCGGCCGGATTTTAATGCTGGATATACTCTTGAAATTATGGCTGCTGCTTTTGTTGCCATGATTGAG TCCATAGGTGTATTCATTGCTGCATCAAGATATGGGAGTGCCACCCCTCCACCACCTTCTGTTCTGAGTCGAGGTATAGGCTGGCAG GGCATAAGCACTCTTCTGAATGGCATCTTTGGCTCATTAACTGGCTCAACTGCATCAGT TGAAAATGCAGGTTTGTTGGGATTGACACGTGTTGGAAGTCGAAGAGTGATCCAAATATCAGCAGGCTTTATGTTTTTCTTCTCTGTATTAG GAAAGTTTGGGGCTATTCTTGCATCTATACCACTTCCAATTGTGGCAGCTCTGTATTGTGTTCTCTATGCCTATGTTG TCTCTGCTGGTCTTGGTTTATTGCAGTTCTGCAACCTTAACAGCTTTAGGTCAAAGTTCATCATTGGTTTTTCTCTCTTCATGGGTCTTTCTGTGCCTCAGTACTTTCATGACTACATCTTAACTTCTGGTCATGGCCCTCTCCACACACATCAAATCTGG TTCAACAACATTGTGCAAGTAATTTTCTCTTCTGCTGCAACTGTAGCAATCATAGTTGCTCTCTTCTTCGACCTCACCATGGGCCGTGGACACAGTTCTACTAGGCGGGACAGTGGCCGACACTGGTGGGGAAAGTTCAGAAAATTTGACACAGATACCAGGAGCGAAGAGTTCTACTCACTTCCATACAACCTTAATAGGCATTTTCCTTCAGTCTGA
- the LOC112173233 gene encoding nucleobase-ascorbate transporter 4 isoform X3, with the protein MLGTTVFIPTVLVPIMGGGDVEKAEVIDTLLFVAGINTLLQTWFGTRIPVVMGASYAFIIPALSIAHSRRFSVFIDPHQRFRETMKAIQGALIIASFLQMILGFLGFVRIFGRYLSPLSSVPLVTLTGLGFFVLGFPWLANCVEVGLPALVILLLLSQYASTMKLKIPIFVRFAVLFTVAIVWVYAVILTAAGAYDHRSPRTQTSCRTDRSGLVRAAPWVRVPYPFQWGRPDFNAGYTLEIMAAAFVAMIESIGVFIAASRYGSATPPPPSVLSRGIGWQGISTLLNGIFGSLTGSTASVENAGLLGLTRVGSRRVIQISAGFMFFFSVLGKFGAILASIPLPIVAALYCVLYAYVVSAGLGLLQFCNLNSFRSKFIIGFSLFMGLSVPQYFHDYILTSGHGPLHTHQIWFNNIVQVIFSSAATVAIIVALFFDLTMGRGHSSTRRDSGRHWWGKFRKFDTDTRSEEFYSLPYNLNRHFPSV; encoded by the exons ATGTTGGGCACCACTGTGTTCATCCCCACCGTGCTTGTCCCTATAATGGGTGGTGGTGAT GTAGAGAAGGCAGAAGTGATTGATACTCTGCTCTTTGTCGCTGGCATTAATACACTGTTACAGACTTGGTTTGGGACTCGTATCCCTGTGGTGATGGGGGCTTCATACGCTTTCATCATCCCTGCTCTCTCCATTGCTCATTCCAGGAGGTTCAGTGTATTCATAGACCCCCACCAG agGTTCAGAGAAACTATGAAAGCAATACAAGGAGCGCTCATAATTGCATCATTCTTGCAAATGATCCTTGGCTTTTTGGGATTTGTGAGAATTTTTGGGAG GTATCTTAGTCCTCTCTCTTCTGTTCCTCTAGTGACTCTTACTGGACTGGGGTTCTTTGTACTTGGTTTTCCTTGG TTGGCAAATTGTGTTGAAGTTGGATTACCGGCCTTAGTTATATTGCTTCTTCTATCACAG TATGCCTCCACAATGAAGTTAAAGATACCAATATTTGTTCGATTTGCAGTACTATTCACTGTTGCAATAGTATGGGTGTACGCAGTAATTTTGACTGCAGCTGGTGCTTATGATCATAGATCCCCTAGAACTCAAACTAGCTGCCGCACTGATCGTTCTGGGCTTGTCAGGGCTGCTCCTTG GGTAAGGGTTCCCTATCCATTCCAATGGGGGCGGCCGGATTTTAATGCTGGATATACTCTTGAAATTATGGCTGCTGCTTTTGTTGCCATGATTGAG TCCATAGGTGTATTCATTGCTGCATCAAGATATGGGAGTGCCACCCCTCCACCACCTTCTGTTCTGAGTCGAGGTATAGGCTGGCAG GGCATAAGCACTCTTCTGAATGGCATCTTTGGCTCATTAACTGGCTCAACTGCATCAGT TGAAAATGCAGGTTTGTTGGGATTGACACGTGTTGGAAGTCGAAGAGTGATCCAAATATCAGCAGGCTTTATGTTTTTCTTCTCTGTATTAG GAAAGTTTGGGGCTATTCTTGCATCTATACCACTTCCAATTGTGGCAGCTCTGTATTGTGTTCTCTATGCCTATGTTG TCTCTGCTGGTCTTGGTTTATTGCAGTTCTGCAACCTTAACAGCTTTAGGTCAAAGTTCATCATTGGTTTTTCTCTCTTCATGGGTCTTTCTGTGCCTCAGTACTTTCATGACTACATCTTAACTTCTGGTCATGGCCCTCTCCACACACATCAAATCTGG TTCAACAACATTGTGCAAGTAATTTTCTCTTCTGCTGCAACTGTAGCAATCATAGTTGCTCTCTTCTTCGACCTCACCATGGGCCGTGGACACAGTTCTACTAGGCGGGACAGTGGCCGACACTGGTGGGGAAAGTTCAGAAAATTTGACACAGATACCAGGAGCGAAGAGTTCTACTCACTTCCATACAACCTTAATAGGCATTTTCCTTCAGTCTGA
- the LOC112173233 gene encoding nucleobase-ascorbate transporter 4 isoform X1: MAAQKADDFQPHPVKEQLPGIDFCMTSSPPWPEAILLGFQNFLVMLGTTVFIPTVLVPIMGGGDVEKAEVIDTLLFVAGINTLLQTWFGTRIPVVMGASYAFIIPALSIAHSRRFSVFIDPHQRFRETMKAIQGALIIASFLQMILGFLGFVRIFGRYLSPLSSVPLVTLTGLGFFVLGFPWLANCVEVGLPALVILLLLSQYASTMKLKIPIFVRFAVLFTVAIVWVYAVILTAAGAYDHRSPRTQTSCRTDRSGLVRAAPWVRVPYPFQWGRPDFNAGYTLEIMAAAFVAMIESIGVFIAASRYGSATPPPPSVLSRGIGWQGISTLLNGIFGSLTGSTASVENAGLLGLTRVGSRRVIQISAGFMFFFSVLGKFGAILASIPLPIVAALYCVLYAYVVSAGLGLLQFCNLNSFRSKFIIGFSLFMGLSVPQYFHDYILTSGHGPLHTHQIWFNNIVQVIFSSAATVAIIVALFFDLTMGRGHSSTRRDSGRHWWGKFRKFDTDTRSEEFYSLPYNLNRHFPSV, encoded by the exons CTGAAGCCATACTTCTGGGATTTCAGAACTTTCTTGTTATGTTGGGCACCACTGTGTTCATCCCCACCGTGCTTGTCCCTATAATGGGTGGTGGTGAT GTAGAGAAGGCAGAAGTGATTGATACTCTGCTCTTTGTCGCTGGCATTAATACACTGTTACAGACTTGGTTTGGGACTCGTATCCCTGTGGTGATGGGGGCTTCATACGCTTTCATCATCCCTGCTCTCTCCATTGCTCATTCCAGGAGGTTCAGTGTATTCATAGACCCCCACCAG agGTTCAGAGAAACTATGAAAGCAATACAAGGAGCGCTCATAATTGCATCATTCTTGCAAATGATCCTTGGCTTTTTGGGATTTGTGAGAATTTTTGGGAG GTATCTTAGTCCTCTCTCTTCTGTTCCTCTAGTGACTCTTACTGGACTGGGGTTCTTTGTACTTGGTTTTCCTTGG TTGGCAAATTGTGTTGAAGTTGGATTACCGGCCTTAGTTATATTGCTTCTTCTATCACAG TATGCCTCCACAATGAAGTTAAAGATACCAATATTTGTTCGATTTGCAGTACTATTCACTGTTGCAATAGTATGGGTGTACGCAGTAATTTTGACTGCAGCTGGTGCTTATGATCATAGATCCCCTAGAACTCAAACTAGCTGCCGCACTGATCGTTCTGGGCTTGTCAGGGCTGCTCCTTG GGTAAGGGTTCCCTATCCATTCCAATGGGGGCGGCCGGATTTTAATGCTGGATATACTCTTGAAATTATGGCTGCTGCTTTTGTTGCCATGATTGAG TCCATAGGTGTATTCATTGCTGCATCAAGATATGGGAGTGCCACCCCTCCACCACCTTCTGTTCTGAGTCGAGGTATAGGCTGGCAG GGCATAAGCACTCTTCTGAATGGCATCTTTGGCTCATTAACTGGCTCAACTGCATCAGT TGAAAATGCAGGTTTGTTGGGATTGACACGTGTTGGAAGTCGAAGAGTGATCCAAATATCAGCAGGCTTTATGTTTTTCTTCTCTGTATTAG GAAAGTTTGGGGCTATTCTTGCATCTATACCACTTCCAATTGTGGCAGCTCTGTATTGTGTTCTCTATGCCTATGTTG TCTCTGCTGGTCTTGGTTTATTGCAGTTCTGCAACCTTAACAGCTTTAGGTCAAAGTTCATCATTGGTTTTTCTCTCTTCATGGGTCTTTCTGTGCCTCAGTACTTTCATGACTACATCTTAACTTCTGGTCATGGCCCTCTCCACACACATCAAATCTGG TTCAACAACATTGTGCAAGTAATTTTCTCTTCTGCTGCAACTGTAGCAATCATAGTTGCTCTCTTCTTCGACCTCACCATGGGCCGTGGACACAGTTCTACTAGGCGGGACAGTGGCCGACACTGGTGGGGAAAGTTCAGAAAATTTGACACAGATACCAGGAGCGAAGAGTTCTACTCACTTCCATACAACCTTAATAGGCATTTTCCTTCAGTCTGA
- the LOC112169116 gene encoding cyclin-D4-1, with protein sequence MSSSSSSSALRRLIDSDSHHLPSPNYLSLCRDRTVDVTARQDSINWILKVHSHYRFAPLTAFLSVNYLDRFLSTRSLPQQHGRWPFQLLSVACLSLAAKMEEPNVPYIVDLQIFEPRFVFEPKTVQRMELLVMSSLNWRLRSVTPFDFLPHFISKLPASSPLDLHEASSDLVLKTIRVIDFLGFSPSTVAAAAVLCATGVSVESAAAEDQAGALFDERVNKESVRSCHQLMEEYLIDTCPSSCRHKAGSSAPPPSAPASPVGVLDAAACKSCDTRSENPGALIQAEPPHKRPRISPPENVQSP encoded by the exons atgtcttcttcttcctcctcctccgccctCCGCCGCCTGATCGACTCCGACTCCCATCACCTCCCGTCCCCTAACTATCTCTCCCTCTGCCGTGACCGCACCGTCGACGTCACCGCCCGCCAGGACTCCATCAACTGGATCTTGAAAGTCCACTCCCACTACCGCTTTGCCCCGCTCACGGCGTTCCTCTCCGTCAACTACTTGGACCGATTCCTCTCCACCCGCTCCCTCCcg CAACAGCATGGGCGGTGGCCGTTTCAGCTGCTCTCGGTGGCGTGCTTGTCTTTAGCGGCCAAGATGGAGGAGCCTAATGTTCCCTACATCGTCGACCTCCAAATCTTCGAGCCAAGATTCGTCTTCGAACCCAAAACGGTCCAAAGAATGGAGCTTTTGGTCATGTCCAGTCTCAACTGGAGACTCCGCTCCGTCACACCCTTCGATTTCCTCCCCCATTTCATCTCTAAGCTCCCCGCTTCTTCCCCTCTCGACCTTCACGAGGCTTCTTCTGATCTGGTTCTCAAAACCATACGAG TGATTGATTTCTTGGGTTTTTCACCGTCGACGGTGGCGGCGGCGGCTGTGCTCTGCGCCACTGGCGTAAGCGTCGAGTCTGCGGCGGCGGAAGACCAAGCAGGAGCGTTGTTTGACGAAAGAGTAAACAAA GAAAGTGTGAGAAGCTGTCACCAACTCATGGAGGAGTACCTGATCGACACGTGTCCCTCATCCTGCCGCCATAAAGCTGGTAGCTCAGCCCCGCCTCCGTCCGCGCCCGCCAGCCCCGTCGGTGTGCTCGACGCGGCCGCTTGCAAGAGTTGCGACACCCGCTCTGAGAATCCGGGGGCCTTAATCCAAGCGGAGCCGCCCCACAAACGTCCCCGAATTTCTCCTCCGGAAAATGTACAATCTCCGTAG